AGCGGCCACGAGATCGGTCTTCACGGCAGCTTCGCAACCGCGGGGTCCGTCGAGGTGATGCGTGACGAGCGGGATCGGCTGAGCCAGGCCGTCGAGGCCCCGGTTCAGGCCTCCCGTCAGCACTTCCTTCGGATGACCCCCCTGGCGACGCAGCGACAGGCAGCCTCCCTCGGCTTTTCGGTCGACTCGACCATCGGCTACTATGATCGGCCCGGTCTGAGGCTCGGGGTTGCCGACCTGGTACCCCTTGCCGATGAAGCCGGTGCGCCGCTCGGGATCGCCGAGGCGCCGCTGGTATGGATGGATCGCGCCAGCAGCAAGTACCGCGGGGTCGAGTCGCCAGCTGCATGGGTCGACGAGGCGCTGGCATCGGCGAGGGTGGTCGAGTCGGTGGAGGGACTCTGGGTCGGGCTTTGGCATCCGAACCTGGCGGCGCCCCTGGGGTTCCCGGACGCGGAGCCGGCCTTTGCGGACCTGGTGGCTCGACTGGCAGCTCGTACGCCGTGGTTTGCGACGGTCAGCCAGGTTGCTGCCTGGCGGGACCGCCGCCGTCGCTTGCGGGTTCACGGGTTCGAACCCGACGGGCGGCCAATCCTGGCGGACCCGGCAGGGGTCCGAGTCGATGGTTTCCTGGAGGCTCGTGCGGCATGACATCGCCGGCGCCCCCTGGAGTTCGGCCGCCTCGGGTCTGGTTGCGGTACCTCCGCGCCGGGATCGGCATCCTGGTGCTGTACTTCGTCGGGCGGCATTTGCTCCGCAACTGGGAGCAGTTCCGCGCGATCGAGCTGTCGTGGCAGCTCCGACCGGTGCCGCTGGTTGCCGCAGTGTTGGTCATCGTGGCGACCTACGGGCTGCTGGTTGAAGCCTGGCGACAGCTGGCGGCCGCATGGGGCTGGCGCATGACCTGGCGTCAGGCGGCACGGGTCTGGATCATCGCGAGCATGGGAAAGTACCTGCCCGGTAAGGTCTGGACGGTGGCGGGAGTGGCGTCCTTTGCGCAGGAAGCAGGGGTCTCGGTTTGGGCCGCGACCGGCTCTGCGCTGGTCAACCAGGTCCTGTCGCTCGCGGCCGGTGCCGCTGTGGCGGCGCTGACGGGATTCAGTGTTGCTCCCGATGGCATCTTTCGGGTTCTGGTCTGGGTCAGCTTTGTCGGAGGTCTAATCGGTCTGCTGTTTCTGATCTCGCCTCGGGTGCTCAGTCGGATCATGGCTGCGGCGACGGGCGGGCAGGTCGCGCTGCCAATCCGTCGAGGTCCGGTGCTCTTTGCCGCCGCGATTCATGCGGTCTCATGGGCAGGGTACGGCGTGGCGCTGCTGCTCGTCCTGGCGGGAACGCTTCCCGAGGTTCAGCTTGGTCTCCGCGAGGCCATTGCGGGATTCACGATCTCCTATATCGTTGGCTTCCTGGCACTCCTGGCTCCGGGAGGGTTAGGGGTGCGAGAGGGTACCATGGTCATACTGCTGCAGGGGCCGATCGGTGCGGCACCCGCAGTTGCCCTTGCCGCGGCTTCGCGGCTCGTCATGACGGTGGCAGACATTGTGGCGGTAGCCCCATTTCTTGTTGCCGGGAGAAAACCTAAGTGACCGATAGCCCATCGCCAGACTTCGAGCCCCGGCGACCGACGCTCGTGGCTGCTGCCGTGTTCGTTGTGGCGGCGCTGACCCTCTGTTGGCCAATGCTTCGGGGCGATTTCCTGATTGGGCAGTACTCGGACATGTATGAGGCAGGGTACAGCTTTCGGATCTTTGCCGCCAACTACTTCCGGGAGTACGGCTCGATTCCGCTGTGGAATCCGTATCTCATGGGAGGCGTGCCGTTCGTCGGAGCCGGCGGTGGCGACATCTTCTACCCGACGGCCTGGCTGCGCTGGATCTTGCCGACCGATGTCGCGATCAACCTCGGCTTTGCGGCCCACATCGTTCTGGCGGGTGCGGCCGTTTTCGCGTTGCTGCGGGCCTTGCGGGTCAGTTGGGCCGGAGCGTTGATCGGCGGACTCGCGTTTCAAATGACGGGAATCGTTCTCTCGCAGGTGCACCCGGGCCACGACGGCAAGCTGTTCGTCTCCGCGTTGGCGCCCATCCTGTTCCTGGCCATCGTGCGCGCCGTGCGCGACAATTCGTTTGCAGGGTACGGGACCATCGCGCTGACGGTGGGTCTCTCGCTGCATGGTCATCCACAGATGGCCTACTACCTCCTCGTAGCCGGCCTGATCTGGGGCCTCTTCTGGGTCTTCGGACCGGAAGGGCCCAGAACCGCTGCCCTCCGCGGACGCGTGATCCTGGCAAGTGTTGCCGTCGTCCTCCTGGGAATTGGCCTCTACGCCATCTACGGCATGCCGATGTCTGCGCATGTAGCGTATAGTCCCCGCGTCGAGGGGACCGCCAACTCCGGCTGGGCGTGGGCGACGTCGTTCGCCTTGCCCCTTAGCGAGCTGCCCGGCCTGCTGCTGCCGATGATTGACGGTGGCGTGTCGCCCAACTACTTCGGCCGGAATGGTCTCAAGCTGCATACCGAGTACCTTGGGCCCGTCGCGATCATCCTTGCCGTGCTTGGCGCGGGCGGCGCCGAACGAAGGCGAGTCCGACTCGCGCTGGGGGGCATTGCCGGGTTGTTTCTCTTGGTTAGTCTCGGTGGGGACACGCCGTTCTTTCGGCTCTGGTACGCGGTCATGCCAATGTCGGCAACGCTTCGGGCGCCCGGCATGGCATTCTTTCTGGTCGCGATGCCGATTGCGGTCTTAGCCGGGTTCGGCGCTGAGCGGCTTTTTCGCCGCGAGATCTCGATTCCACGTCTTGCCGTCTTCGCCGGGCTGATCGCCTTGTTAGCGCTGCTCGGCTTGATCGGCTTCCTACAAATGGTGGTCGAAGATTGGGCACGGGGGACAGGCTACCAGGGCGTCGCGGAAATGGCCATTGGCAACGCAGGCGTCCTTCGCACCGACAGCCTTCGTTTGCTGGTCGTCACACTAGTAGCCGCTGGCCTGATCTGGGCGGTTACACGCGATCGGATTCGCGGAGTGGCGGCGGTTGCCGCGATCGGCGCCGTACTTTGGGCGGACCTTTGGATCGTCGGCAGGCACTCGTTCGTCTATTCGCCTGGGGCCAAGGTGACCTACGCCTCCGATCCGATCATGCAGCATCTGGAGCAGGTCAAACCGCCGTACCGCGTCTATGGGCCTGTAACGCAGTATAGCGGCCTCAATCCATATCCGAAGAGCTGGCTGATGACCGCGAACATTCCGGTCCTCTTTGGCTATCACGGCAATGAGATTCGATACTTCAATGACCTGCTCGGCGGGAAGATCGCCCAGAACCAGCTGAACCCAGCCATGTGGGATCTTTTCGCTGTCCGCTACTTCGTTGTCAAAGAACCCCAGCAGATTCCCGGGTTCCGCCAGGTACTCGGACCGGTTCAGACCCACCATGGTCCTGGATATCTATTCGAGTCGGAGGATCCACCGCCGTATGCCCGGGTCATTGCCGGGGCGATCAAGGTTCCGGACGACGCCATCGTCGAGTCAGTTACGGATCAACGTTTTCCAATCGATCGGGTCCTGATCTACCCGGATACGGCCAGCGTCACGCTGCGGGACCTGGGCAATCAGGTGCCGGAACCCTCGGCCCGTCGCGCAGACGTTACCGAGTGGCGGCCGGGACGGATGCGTGTCGCCATCAGCGGGGAGGCAACGCAGGATGAGTATCTGCTGGTCTCGGAGAACTGGTACCCCGACTGGAAAGCCACCATCGATGGGAAACCTGCTGCCGTTCTTCGCGCCAACAATACCTTGCTCAGCGTTGTGCTCCCCGCCAGCGCCAGGGACGTCGTCTTCGAGTACGACTCGCGCAGCTATCGGCGTGGGCGGGCCGTCAGCCTGATCTCTCTGCTTGGCGTGGTGGGCATCTTCGCCGGCGCGGTCGTCAGGCGGAGGAAGGCACGCGATGGCTGAGCGATACCTCGTCATTCTGCCGACCTACAACGAGAGCCTGAACCTGCCTCAGATCGTACCTGCGATTCTGGATCAGGACCCGCGGCTCGAGGTGCTCGTCGTCGACGACAGTTCGCCCGATGGAACCGGTGAGCTGGCAGATCAGCTGGTGGCGGCTTTTGCCCGTGTCCACGTGCTGCACCGCAGCGCCAAAGAAGGTCTCGGCAAAGCCTACCTGGCGGGCTTCGCCTGGGGACTCGAACGGGGCTACGACCGGCTCCTCGAAATGGACGCCGATTTTTCCCACGACCCCAAGTTTCTGCCGCAGCTGCTTGCGGCCGCCGACGAGTCCGATCTTGTGATCGGCTCGCGCTATAAGAGCGGCGTTAATGTGATCAACTGGCCGATGTCACGATTGGTGCTCTCGTACGGCGCCAATATCTATGTGCGGTGGGTTACCGGCCTTCCGCTGACCGACGCCACCGGCGGCTTCAAGTGCTTTCGCCGGGAAGTTCTCGCCGCCTTGCCGCTCGATCGGGTTCGATCCAATGGCTACGCATTTCAGATCGAGATGAGTTTTCGCGCCTGGCGCAAAGGGTTTCGCTTGACTGAGATTCCCATCGTCTTTACGGATCGGGTCGAGGGCAGCAGCAAGATGAGCAAGGCGATCGTTCGCGAGGCGGTATGGATGGTATGGTGGCTCTGGATTGCCGATCGACTGGGGCGCCTGTGAGCTCGAAGCGGTTCTACAAGATGCAGGGATCCGGGAATGACTTCGTCTTTCTCGATGCCCGAGAGCATCGGCTCGAGGATTGGCCGGTCGAGCGGATCCGGCGGGTGACCGATCGCCGGATGGGGGTCGGAGCCGACGGCGTCGTCCACCTGGCGCAGATCGGCCCGCAGTCCGTCCGGATGATCTACTTCAACGCCGATGGCTCGCGGGTCGACATGTGCGGCAATGCGGCCCTCTGCAGTACGCAGCTGGCAGTTCGGCTCGGCTTGGTGGAACCCGGGAGCAGGATAACCCTCGATGCCGACGCAGGCCGCTATCACAGCCGGAGCATCGGGATCGGCGCCGATGCGGAGCTGGCATTTCCGTCGGTCGGAGTTCCGGCGCCGCTGGCCCTCGACCTCGAAGCGGGTGAGCGCCGGGCGTTCTATGGCGTGGTCGGCGTGGCACACGTTACCGTGCTGGTCGACAGCATCGAGGCGGTGGATGTGGCCGCCCGCGGTCGTCGGCTACGCTATGCCGAGCGTTTTGCGCCGCAGGGAACCAACGTCAATTTCATCGGACCGGTCACAGCCGAGGACGCGGATTGGGCCCTGCGCACCTATGAACGAGGGGTCGAGGCGGAGACGCTTGCGTGCGGAACCGGAACCGTTGCGTCGGCACTGGCTCTGACAGGCGTCGGGATGCTCACCTTGCCGGCTCGGATCCGATCGTCGAGCGGTGCGGTATACGTGATCAGCGGTCGGATCAACGACGGGCAGGCGCATGACCTGTGGCTTCGGGGCCCGGGCCAGTTGAGCTTTATCGGGGAGTGGGTCGACTGATCCTCCCAGCGGGTGCCTAACGCCGGAGCAGTCGCAGACTGTTGCCGATCACGAGGAGACTGGCCCCGACATCTGCGACGACTGCCATCCACATCGTGCCGGCACCGACAACCGTGGCGCCCAGGAACACGACCTTGATTCCGAGCGCCAAGGCAATGTTCTGGTAGAGAACCCAGCGTGTGGCCCGAGCAATCCGTACGAAGGCCGGGATCTTTCGCAGGTCGTCGTCGGCCAGGGCAACGCCAGCCGATTCGATGGCCGTATCCGTTCCCGCCGCTGCCATGGCAAATCCGATGTCCGCACGCGCCAGCGCCGGGGCATCATTGATACCATCGCCGGCCATGCCGACCGCGCCGCCGCGTGACAGCAGCGACTCGATCGCTCTGAGCTTGGCGTCGGGCAGCAGGCCGCCTTTCGCCGCGCCAACCCCGACCTGACGGGCCACCTCATCGACCGTGTCCTGTCGGTCCCCACTCAAGATCACGGTCTCGATGCCCAACGCTCTGAGCTGATCGATCGCCTGTCGGCTGGTCGGCTTGACGGTGTCCGTAATGACGAACCCGGCGCGAGTGCCGCGCTCGTCGGCCAGCCAGGTCGAGACCCCAGTTGGAGCGGGCTCGCTGGACTCGAGGCCAAGCTCGGCGAGCCAGCGCGCACTGCCGAGGAAGTAACGCCGCCCCGCGATCGTGCCACTGACACCACGCCCGGGTTCAGCGCGGAAGTCGGTAACGGTCGCAAGGCGCGAGCGATCGCTCTCAACGTGGGCAACGATCGCTGCGGAGGCAGGGTGATTCGAAAGCGCCGCGAGGCTTGCCGCTCGTGCCATCGCATCGTCCCGGGTCACACCGTCGGACAGGAGAACCTCGGCGACACGCAGCTGCCCGGATGTCAGAGTGCCCGTTTTGTCCAGCGCGAGCCATCGCAGCCGATGGCCGAGTTCGAGGAACTTGCCGCCCTTGATGAGGATGCCGCGACGCGCAGCTGCCGACAGCCCGCTGACAATCGCAATCGGGGTCGAGATGACGAGCGCACAGGGGCAGGCAATGACCAGCAGCACCAGGCTGCGATAGATCCACTCCCCCCAGCTCCCGGCCCCCAGCAGTGGAGGGAGAAGGGCAACCAGGACAGCGGCGAAGAACACCAGTGGCGTGTAGATGCGGGCAAAGCGGTCGACGAAACGCTGGATTGGCGCCCGGGACCGCTGGGCACTCTCGACGCTGCGGAGTACCTGCGCCAGCGCCGTGTCCGTTGCGGCTGCTGTGACCTCGTACTCGAGCAAGCCGGAGCCATTCAGCGAGCCGGCAAAGACCCGATCCCCCGGACCGACATCGACCGGCACGCTCTCACCGGTGATCGGCGCCTGATCGACCTCCGAAGTGCCGGAACGGACCAGGCCGTCGAGCGCAATCCGTTCGCCCGGCCTGGCACGCACCAGCGCACCGAGCGGGACGGCGCCGGCGTCGACCTCATCCCAGCTGCCGGTAGCCGTCCGCACCAACGCGGTGGCAGGGGCAAGGGAAAGCAGGTCTCGAATGGCGCGGCGGCTGCGATCGAGCGCGCCGGCCTCGAGTCGCTCGGCAACCGCAAACAGGACCATCACCATGGCCGCTTCGGGCCACTCGCCGATCAGGAGAGCGCCGGTCACGGCGATCGCCATCAGGGCATTGATGTTCAGGTTTCGGTTGGCCAGCGCGACCCACCCTTTGCGATAGGTCGGCAGCCCAGTGGTGAGAATGGCGCCCGCCGACAGGATCGCCATGGCCCAGTGAAACCCGCCGACCACCCAGTGGATGCCCTCGGCCAGCAGAGCCGCCCCCCCTGACAGGAGCAGCGGCCACCACGACCCGGCAGCTCGGTCGACCGGCTGAGCGGCACCTTCCCGCGCGAGCAGCGGATCGAACCCGAGCGACCGGATGGCTGAGAGCGACCTCGGCAGGGCCTCGGGAACGTGGGTGACCGTCAAGGTTCGGCCGATCAGGTCGAAATCCAGGCTGTGGATGCCCGGCAGGCCCGAGAGTTTGGCCCGGATCAGCCCCTCTTCGGTGGGACAATCCATCTGCGCAATCGAGAGGGTCGTCTGGTGGGCGAGGCAGCCGCAGGCGGGCTGATTGCACGCCGTCATCGTCGTGTCTGGCCAGGTCTCATTGTAGGACGTTACACCCTGAAGTAGCTTTAGGGTCAAGAGGGGACTGGGGCATAATGATGCTGCAAATCGGCGACCTGGCCCGCCGAACGGGATGCCAGGTAGAAACGATCCGCTACTACGAGCGCCAAGGGCTGCTTCCAAAGCCAGCCCGAAGCCGCGGCAATTATCGCGTCTACGGCCCGGACCACCTCGAGCAACTCGCCTTTATTCGCCACTGCAGATCGCTCGGGATGACCCTCGAGGAGATCGCCACGTTGCTCCGCTATCGCAGCACACCGGTGGGCGACTGTCAGCGGATCAACAGCCTGGTGGATGCTCACATTGCCGAGATCGAGACCAAGATCGCCCAGCTGACCGAACTCAGAGGACAACTGGTGGCGCTTCGGGAGCAGTGCAGCGGACCGACCGGGGGCGGGCAGATTTGCGGCATCATGCGCGGACTGACCTCGTGTCAGTGCCACGACGCCGACCCGGCAGTCGAGATACCGAACCCGAGCCGGGAATGATGAGCGGATCCGTCAACGCGGCCCGGCTCATCGCGAGGATCCGCGCGCTTGGGCAGATCGGCCGAGACCCGTCTGGTCGGCTGACTCGTCTGGCGGGCAGCGATCAAGACAGGACCGGTCGGGACCAGCTGGCCGCCTGGGCACGGCAGGCCGGACTCACGGTCCAAGTCGATCGGGTCGGTAACATGCTGCTCGTCTGGGAGGCCGGCGACGGCAGCCCGATCATGATTGGATCGCACATCGACACCGTCATCGACGCCGGCATCTACGACGGATGCTACGGTGTTCTGGCCGGTCTCGAGGTCGTTGAGACGTTGCGGGAGCAGGGTGTGGTTCCGCGTCGACCCGTGGTCATTGCGGCGTTTACCAACGAAGAGGGAGTCCGTTTCGCTCCCGATATGATGGGTTCCCTGGTCTACGCCGGTGGGCTGAGCGTTGAAGAGGCGCTGGGGGCGAGAGCCACGGACGGCGCTGTCCTGGGAGCCGAGTTGGAGCGGATCGGGTACGCCGGCCGCTATGAACCGGGCTGGATCAGACCGGCGGCATACCTCGAACTTCATATCGAGCAAGGGCCGATCCTCGCGCAGGAGGGGGTCGCAATTGGCGCGGTCGAGAACCTCCAGGGCATCTCCTGGCAGCGGATCACGATCGAGGGAACGGCGAACCATGCCGGGACGACACCGACGGTGCTGCGGCGCGATGCAGGGTATGCCGCGGCCCGGATAACGACCTACCTTCGGGATCTCGCGGTGCGGTCGAACGGATCGACCGTCGCCACGGTGGGCACCATGCAGTACGAGCCCGGAGCGATCAACGTGATTCCCGGTCGGGTCGTCATGACGGTCGACCTCCGGGACCCCGATGAAGCCCGGTTGCAGGCGGCCGAGCGGGCCCTGAGCGGCTACCTCGCCGGCCTGGAGGGGCAGGAGCGGGTCCTGATCTCGACCGAACGATTGTCTCGCTTCGAGCCGGTTCGCTTCGATCAGGAACTCGTCGGACTGATCGAAGCGGCGGCGTCGGGCCGCGGAATTCGGACAAGAAGGATGACTTCAGGTGCAGGGCACGACGCCCAGATGATGGCCAGGATCGCACCTGCGGCCATGATCTTCGTGCCGAGCCGCGATGGAATCAGCCACAACCCTCGTGAGTTTACTTCCGACGACGAGCTCGCAGCGGGGGCCAACGTTCTTCTCGATGTTACCGAGCGCCTCGTACGCTGACCGGAAACAAGCCGAAAAACCTTGAAGGGGGGACCGGTTTCGGAGTTATCCCCACTTATCCACTCAACAACTTAACATAATACATCTTATACGACCTTAGGCCGAGCCTTCAGAATCGTCCGTCCCATCCAGGGCGCAAGGTCAGCCAGATCGTCCGCTCAGGGCCAATCCAGGAGCTTCGGATGTCTTTCGCCGCCGCCGGGACCCCGCCGGGCCAAGCCCTGCGACACCATCGCGCAGACGGAAACGAGAAACCCCGGACAGTTGGCACCGTCCGGGGTCAGCTACAGCCTCATGATGGGACCGTCAGTTGGTCGCGTCGAGCTCGGCGAGTCGGACCCGAGCCTCGGCGGTTCCCGCGACCTCATCCTTGTTGTTCTTGAGGATACCCGCCAGAATGTTGCGCGCTTCGGCCGTATTGCCCTGGATCCGATAGGTCCTGGCGGCATTCAGGAGGGCGTCGTTCTTCTGGTACGGTGCCGTGGCCAGTTCCGCCGCCCTGACATATTCAGGGGTCGCCTCGGCCACCCGTCCCGTGTTCTCGAGGGCCACGGCCAGATGCGAGTGCGCCGCCGACTTGTAGAACGCTGGCGGATTGCTGGCGATGAACTTCCGCAGGTCTTCGATGGCGAGCTCAGCCTGCCCGGACAGGAGCCGAACCTGGCTCAGGGCCAGCGCCGCCTCGAGGCTGGCGTCCGTACCACCGAAGGTCTCGGTGATGCGCTGGAACGCCGTGGCCGCATCTGCATAGGCCCCGGTCTCCATGGCGCCCCGCGCCTGGTCGAGCGCGTCGAAGGCCTGCGCCTCCTTGCGGCGCTCACTCTCGACGACGTACCAGCCGGCCAGCAGGAGGAAGACGACGATCCCGGCAACGATGCCGATCACCTTCTGCCGAGCCTGCACCCACGCAACGAACTGATTGTCGGTATCGGTCATATATCGGTCGACGCGTTCTGCGGCGCTTGATCCCATCGTGGTTGGTGATTGACTGGTCGAGGCTCTTGCGGTCTGGGGCCACTTGGGGCCGCCGGATCGTCCAGCCTTGAAGTAGCCCGATAATATAACCCCATGTGCAGTGCCCCCGAGAGGATTCGAACCTCCGGCCAACGGTTTAGGAAACCGCTGCTCTATCCAGCTGAGCTACGGGGGCGCTTGGGCGACGGCAAGCGATCCAACAACTTCAAAAATACCACATCGCACCGGGCGTCGCAGCGATCAGGTTTTACGCGTGCGCGGCGGACTCGTCCAGCGTCGACCCTCGAGCGACGCTGGTTCCACCTCGCCATAGAATTAGGCTTAACAGTACCCGTACAATCCAATGACCTGCAATGACTTACAGAGATCACCTCAAGCGAACTCTACGGCCTCTCTGACCGGGCATTTTCGCGCCGCGCCTTGATGGCCTCGATCACAATCGGCAATACCGACAGCACGATGATCGCGATGATGACCAGCCCGAAGTTCTCGCGAACGAAAGGCAGGTTGCCGAAGAAGTACCCCAGCCAGACAAATATCCCGACCCAAACCACTGCCCCAACCACATTGTAGGTCAGGAACCGAGGGTAGTTCATCGTCCCGACGCCGGCGACGAAGGGTGCGAAGGTTCGGATGATCGGAACAAACCGCGCCAGGATGATCGTCTTTCCTCCGTGCTTCTCAAAGAAAGCGTGAGTCCGGTCGAGATACTCCTTTTTGAGCCACCGGATCTCGCCACTGAACGCCCGCGGCCCGATCCACGCTCCAATCCAGTAGTTGACGGTGTCGCCGATGATGGCCATAGCTGTGAGTAGAAAGAACAGGATCCAGGGGTTGAGCGACCCGAGACCCGCGAATGCCCCGGCGGCGAACAGGAGTGAGTCTCCCGGCAGGAGCGGCATGACGACCAGGCCGGTCTCCGCGAAAACGATCAGGGCGAGGATGACGTACGTGCCGGTGCCATACCGGGCAATCAGTTCGCCCAGGTGCTGGTCCAAGTTGATGATGAAGTCGATCAGAAAGCGGATCAGGTCGATCACTTGAGGTGTCCCAGCTCAGGAGGAAGAATCAAAGCCGAACTGCCCGAGCAGCGGCACGAAGCGGACGCCCGACAGCTGCGTCTCGAGATACTGGTCGCCGACCCGGTCGACCCGAACCAAGGTTTGTTCCTCGCGGTTCCCGATCGGCACGACCATCCGGCCCCCAGGCGCGAGCTGTTCCAGCAGCGGCTTGGGAATCGAGGGCGACGCCGCAGCAACCACGATCGCGTCAAACGGTGCCAGCGAGCGCCACCCCAGGGTGCCGTCGCCAACCACGATGGCGACGTTTCGAATGCCCAGCTCGCGGATCACGTTTCGTGCCTGCTCCGCCAGGCTGGCGACCCGTTCAATGCCTACGACGTTGCCGGCAAGCTGACTGAGCAGCGCCGTCTGATAGCCGGACCCGGCGCCCACCTCGAGCACCTTTTCTTTGCCAGTCAGCCGCAATTCCTGCAGTGATCGCGCCTGGACCCATGGCTGCGAAATGGTCTGGCCGGCTCCGATCGGCAGCGCAGAGTCCTCGTACGAGCGATGCCGCACCGCCTCCGGGACGAACCGATGGCGCGGAACCGTGGCAATCGCCTTGAGCACCGCGAGATCGCGAATGCCTTTGTCCTGGAGTTGTTCGACCAGGCGCTGGCGGTAACCCCCGTAGCTGTCGCGCTCGTTCAAGGTTCGAGCGCCCATTCGCTCACGGCCTCGAAGAGGCGATAGTTGGTGAGGTCCATGTGGAGCGGTGTCACGGAAATGTACCCTTCATGCACAGCCGCCTGGTCGGAATCCGGATCGACGGTCCAGGTCACGTCCCCACCCCCAACCCAGAACACTTCCCGACCCCACGGATCCGTCATCTTGGTAATCGACCCGGAGAAGAACCGACTACCGAGCTTGGTGACTTTGACACCTCGAACATCTGAAGCCGGAATCTGCGGCAGGTTGATGTTGAGCAGCGTCTCTTTCGGAAAGTTCCGAATCTGCGTAATCTGGCGGATCAGGCGAACCAGGGTGACGTGGTAGGTCTCCATCAACTCCGGGTCGCGACCCGCAAACGAAAACGCGATGCCCGGAACACCTAACGTTACCGCCTCCATGGCAGCTGAGACGGTGCCGGAGTACAGCACATCCTCGCCCATGTTGGGACCGTGGTTGATGCCGGAAAACACGAAGTCGGGCTTGTCGGCCATCAGCGCGCCGATGCCAAGCAGCACGCAGTCGGTCGGGGTGCCGTCGATCTGATAGGCCCCGTCGTGGGTTCGCGCCGGCCGGAGCGGTCGATGGAGCGTGAGCGAATGTGAGGTACCGCTTTGCTCCCGGTCGGGAGCGACGACGGTGACGGTTCCGACTTCACGGCAGGCGTTGGCCAGGTGCCGGATGCCCGGCGCCAGAATACCGTCGTCATTGGATACCAGAATCCGCATCAGTCGGCTCCTTCGGCGCCGGTCGGCGGCCGCCGCGCGGGACGACCGTCAAGCGTATCGAGAATCGATTGAATGGCCGCATCGAGCTCGTCGACCGCCTGCTGGGCAACCGCGCGTCCGGCCTCTTTTTTGAGCTCACCCGTGCGGCGGAAATGCTCGACCCGCTGCCGAGCGCCCTCGATGGTGTACTTCTCGGTGTACAGCAGATGCTTGACCAGCAGAATCATCTCGACTTCGCGGCTCTTGTACACCCGATTGCCCGATCGATTCTTGGCCGGGCTCAAGAATCGGAACTGGCTCTCCCAGTAGCGCAGCACATGCGGCTTGAGGTCCGTCAGTGCGCAGACCTCACCGATCGAAAAGAACTCTTGCATCGGGCGGGACTGGTTCACGTCCACTGCTCCGGTTTGAGGGCCCGTTCCATCAGTGCGCTGATCGCCTCGCGAGGCGTGGTGCGGGCCTGGAGCACATCGGCAACCTGCGCAATGATCGGCAACTCGACGCCATACCGTTCGGCAAGCCGAACGGCTGCGGGCGCTGTGGTGGCGCCTTCAGCCACCGTCCGGTGTTGCCGACGGTGCTGCTCGAGCGACT
The Gemmatimonadales bacterium genome window above contains:
- a CDS encoding DedA family protein, producing MIDLIRFLIDFIINLDQHLGELIARYGTGTYVILALIVFAETGLVVMPLLPGDSLLFAAGAFAGLGSLNPWILFFLLTAMAIIGDTVNYWIGAWIGPRAFSGEIRWLKKEYLDRTHAFFEKHGGKTIILARFVPIIRTFAPFVAGVGTMNYPRFLTYNVVGAVVWVGIFVWLGYFFGNLPFVRENFGLVIIAIIVLSVLPIVIEAIKARRENARSERP
- the surE gene encoding 5'/3'-nucleotidase SurE, which encodes MRILVSNDDGILAPGIRHLANACREVGTVTVVAPDREQSGTSHSLTLHRPLRPARTHDGAYQIDGTPTDCVLLGIGALMADKPDFVFSGINHGPNMGEDVLYSGTVSAAMEAVTLGVPGIAFSFAGRDPELMETYHVTLVRLIRQITQIRNFPKETLLNINLPQIPASDVRGVKVTKLGSRFFSGSITKMTDPWGREVFWVGGGDVTWTVDPDSDQAAVHEGYISVTPLHMDLTNYRLFEAVSEWALEP
- a CDS encoding MerR family transcriptional regulator, producing the protein MNQSRPMQEFFSIGEVCALTDLKPHVLRYWESQFRFLSPAKNRSGNRVYKSREVEMILLVKHLLYTEKYTIEGARQRVEHFRRTGELKKEAGRAVAQQAVDELDAAIQSILDTLDGRPARRPPTGAEGAD
- a CDS encoding protein-L-isoaspartate(D-aspartate) O-methyltransferase; amino-acid sequence: MGARTLNERDSYGGYRQRLVEQLQDKGIRDLAVLKAIATVPRHRFVPEAVRHRSYEDSALPIGAGQTISQPWVQARSLQELRLTGKEKVLEVGAGSGYQTALLSQLAGNVVGIERVASLAEQARNVIRELGIRNVAIVVGDGTLGWRSLAPFDAIVVAAASPSIPKPLLEQLAPGGRMVVPIGNREEQTLVRVDRVGDQYLETQLSGVRFVPLLGQFGFDSSS